The Pseudofrankia sp. DC12 region CGGCCGTCATCCGGCCGGCCGCGCCGTCGCTGCCATGCCACCGGCCGCGCAGCCGGCCGTCGGCGCCCACGTGGGCCGCGAGCCACCGGTGCCCGTAGGTCGTCGCGATCCGCTCCGCCTTGCGCCAGGCGAGCAGCTCGTCGATCACCGGATGGGCGGCGCTCAGGGCACGCAGCCGCCCGGACCTCGTGTCCGGCACGTCGATCCCGACCGAGGCGAGCCCGGCTCGGACCGACGCCGGGCTGCGCAGGTCGACTGATGAGCTCAGGTGGCGCAGCACCGGGGCGTCCCGCGCCCGTCTGGCCGCGGCCTCGCCCGCGTCGCCGACGGGCGGCGGGCCGATGATCTCGCTGATCGTCGCCGTCGCGGCCTGCCGGTCGACCGGCAGGCCGTGGCGTTCCAGCTCGCGGGCCAGCACCTCGGCCGCGGACTCGGCGCGCGCGGTCAGCAGCGCCAGCGGCAGCCGCCCGGGCCGCTGGCGCGGGTCCGGCAGCGCGCTCAACGCCTGCTCCTGCGCCGCCATCACGACGAGGGCGAGCCGGGCGAACCGTGCCGCCCGGGCCAGCAGGGCGCCCGGCGCACCGGGCGCGCCGGCGCGCAGCGTCTCATCGACCCAGCCGGGCCGCAGCTGCCCGTCGGGCCCGACCGGGCCGTCCGCGTCGACGTCGTCATCGTCTGGCTGTTCGACCATCGCCAGCAGGTCCAGCTGGCCATCTCCGCGGGCACGTCGAGGCGGCGGCGGCGCCGGGAGGCCACGCGCGGCCGCCCAGACCGCGCCCGGGTCGTCACGGTGGCCGCCGCGCAGGATCCGGTGCACCGCGGCGAGGTCCCAGCTCAGCGCCGGGCCGCGCTCCGTCGTCCGGCGCCATCCGCCGGCCAACGGCGACCCGGCGCCACCCGCCGACCACCACACCCACCGCGGGCCGATCGCCCCCTCCACGTCGGCCAGCACCACCTGCGGGTCCGCGGGGCCGGCCCAGCCGCCGTCCCCAAATGCCAGCGCCACGCCGACGCCGGGCACGGCGACCACCGCGACCGCGGTCCCGGCACCGACGCCGCCGGCCCGCAGCGCCAGTACCGTCGTGGCCACCCGGCCCGCCGGCTGCTGAGCCGGACCATCAGCCGTCCTGGACGAGA contains the following coding sequences:
- a CDS encoding DNA polymerase, producing the protein MATTVLALRAGGVGAGTAVAVVAVPGVGVALAFGDGGWAGPADPQVVLADVEGAIGPRWVWWSAGGAGSPLAGGWRRTTERGPALSWDLAAVHRILRGGHRDDPGAVWAAARGLPAPPPPRRARGDGQLDLLAMVEQPDDDDVDADGPVGPDGQLRPGWVDETLRAGAPGAPGALLARAARFARLALVVMAAQEQALSALPDPRQRPGRLPLALLTARAESAAEVLARELERHGLPVDRQAATATISEIIGPPPVGDAGEAAARRARDAPVLRHLSSSVDLRSPASVRAGLASVGIDVPDTRSGRLRALSAAHPVIDELLAWRKAERIATTYGHRWLAAHVGADGRLRGRWHGSDGAAGRMTADAGLHNLPAEMRVAVVAEPGHRFVRADLGQIEPRVLAVVSGDPELTRATRQDDLYAPVATRLGVDRPTAKVAVLAAMYGQTTGAAGQALRQMRETYPVALAYLDTADAAGRAAALGATPTAPLRTFGGRRIPLRALPAGADGDIGRAAAAYGRFARNAVVQGAAAELFKAWAVTVRQALIPLGAAIVLCLHDELLLQVPEPAAEVAAAATHRALDATAAYWAAGSAVRFVADIAVISRWSDAKPVLPVPL